The genomic segment CTCTAATCTAGTTTAAGGGTGAAGCTTTAATTTTTCCAGCTGGTTTTTCAGTTCACAGCAGTTTAAAAACTGCTTAACTACAGCTGCATACCATATCCCAGCtatgttgaaaaaaaatcttccaatttttgccagtttttatttccataatgTTAAACATTGACTTTAGCTGGGCAGGAGTTAAGAGGTTTATTATCAGCCTATGCAAGACTAAAATTCAAAGCAAATTAAATTTTGCTTAAGGGAACATTGTAAAGTAACAATTCTTGATATTACATGCCCCATATGATCCATTTCAAACCATAGAGAATTACACCTTTGTGTCACTGTTCCAACAGACAAACAAATGTGAACagctaaaacattttaaaaatgcaccaaGCTTATGAAGTCtcaaacaaaacttgaattttctgtaCATACTCCTGTCAAATGAAGTTATTTCCTGTACACCACTCCTCTTGCAAACTTGTcttctatttcctttcatttgacCTAGATCGGCTACGAGACCTAGAGAAAGATCGGGACGGCTTGTGATTTCTCTCCCGGGACAGTGATCTCTCTCTTCTCCTATCTCTAGAAAGGGACCTGCTCCGGCTGCGGGAGAAGCTTCTCCGTCTTGGAGATCTGCGTCGAGGTGGAGGACTCCTCCTCCGATAATCATCTCGAGGGCGACGACCCCAAGAAGGAGGTGGGCCACGATTACGACTTCTCTTTTCACCATTCGATAGTTCCACTCTTACTCGGCAGCCACACAGTGTTCTCCCATCTAGCTCTCGAACAGCATCAGCTGCATCTCGGGGATCTTCAAATTCAACAAAAGCAAAGCCGGGAGGGTTTCTAGCAACCCACACACTTCGGAGTGGTCCATAATAGCCAAAAGCTCGTTCCGGTTCAGTCTTGTTACCATTGTTTCCAAGATTACCTACATAAACTTTACAGTCCAATGGACAGGAATCACGATGCATTTCGAGATCTTGGGTTAGAAATGCGGAGGTCCAAATCCACAGAACCTAGGCTAGGTCTTCTCAGTCCCCTCCCGCCCAGCGTTCCCGGATGCTCTCGCACACCCGGCGTCCACGAAATGGCCTGAAGATTgattattcatttctgtttttctctgtctttcttacCTTAGACAAATTCTAGGAGGACTACTTCATGTTGCCATGTTAAAGCTGGCATTTCcggtcctgctgctgctaagtcgcttcagtcgtgtccgactctgtgcaaccccatagatggcagcccaccaggctcctctgtccctgggattctccaggcaagaatactggagtgggttgccatttccttctccaatttccGGTCCTAGCTCATCTTAACTTCATACATTACAACCTGAATGAGGATAATTAACTTCAGTGTTTGCAATAAACATATGCAATGCCATCACACTAGAATACGTGCTTTGAATGTGATTCACCACAGGATTAATTAATTGGAATTATCTGCTTAAAATATCTTACCAGGTCCCTTGGGACCAATGATAATTATATACACAACATCTTTTCTGGGATAGAACTTAGGTTGCAATTAAACACTAAGTGGTTTACACAAAGATACAATTTGCAAATCTAAGCCTATATCACAATTCAGCTTTGGAtttacaaactgaaaaattcaaactTCAAGTGTCAAATTCTCACCTTTAACACAATCTGTGTGACTTGGAAGAATTTTCTGAACTTTAAATTTCACTTCTCTAATCTTTAGGCtggaataattaaaaacaaactgcCAAACCATCACTCGGATTTATTGTAATGAGGTAAAAAAATAACACTCCTAAAGTTTCCCATACGGAGCCCGGCATATAACAAGCACTTAATGGGTATTAGCTGATTTATAGTTAGCTATTTTAGtatatgcatgtgcatgcatgctaaggtAATAAGAGCATGTTCTAATCAAACATCCTCTTATTAGCTAAGAGCATGTTAATTAGCTAAGGAGATTTTTAGGTATAGAGTTCTCTGTTTTTTAAGTGGAAACATTTTCTAAATGTcataaaataatctgaatatttGAAGGAAGGCAGTAGTGCTTTATTTCTTGCAGAGGCATTGCCCATATATCCATTGATCTCCATAGCAACCCCACAAGGTGCATGGATCAAATGGGAAGAGAAGTAGTAGGAATActgatatatttctccatttctctgaATAGTTAGACAGCATGTGCTGATGCAGCTTTACCGACATCCCCATGAGGTTGGAGTCAGCATGGTGAAGCAGTGAACGTTCTTGCTTTGGAGGCAGGCGCCCAGACCTGACTTTGTCCATTAGTAGCTGCAAGACCATCAGCTGGTTACCTGACACTTGTGCAGTGTTAACAAGACCATCTCATCCCAAACACTGTTCTGGAGACTAAGAAAATTATCAGTTACTTCCCCTTACTCCTCTGCGTTTTGTGTTGGTTATGATTCCATGGCAAAGGGGTTGTTTTCTTTACTGACCTTAAGACAAGGGGAGCCATAGTTGAAGTGATTTAAGGTTAAATGGATAGTGTCAGAGAAGTTAAGAGGACTTCAGTACTTCTTGAATGTTATTGGTAACAGGGCCTGAGAGCTTCCTGGAGGGCCTTCACTGTCTCATGGGAGCATCCAGAGCTGGGTGGTATCCAGTGGATGCTGTGGACTTAATACACTTGTGTGTAGGGGTCAAGGGTCACCCAGGTCATGACCTAGTAGATGAGGCAGAATCCCAGGGGCTTCTCGGTAGACACCAAGtctgaggtggggggtgggtgtcACCTTGGAATGGCTGTTGGTTACTTCTGAgtggggatggggaagaaggAGGGGGTTTCTGAGATCATGTGCCAGGGCTGCCCTAAGTCATTACTGCAAACAGGACTATAACAAAGCACAAACATATCCATTTACAGTTTTAGGGGGCAGGAGTCCAGAGTGAAGAGTCTGGCAAGACCGTGTTCCTCCTGGAGGCTCCTGGGAAGGTGGTCTCCTTGCCTTCTCAGCTCTCAGACTCCCCACACACCTCGGCTGTCCCCTACCACCCCTGCATCCAAACACAGTGGCACAGTGCTGAGGACTCACCAGGTACCATCCTGCTGTCCCTCTTCTGCCTTTTGCTTCAAGATGGCAGGACCCTTGTGATCACATTAGAAACACAtgaataatccaggataatttgCCACCTGCAGGTCTTTAACTGAAACACACCTGCCAAGTCTCTGCCACTGAAGGACCCTCTCTGTGGGTCCAGGGAGGAGCATGTTGTGAGCATCTTTGCGGGGGGGGCATTGTTCTGCCTACCACAGAGCTCAACGGTGAAGATAAATGACACCAGGACATGGTCTAGGAGCAAGGTCAGGGCATTTCCTGCTCAATGGCAGGTATGCCTGCTGCTTCCCCAGGGTTTTGGGAAACCCTCACGTATTTTCCTTCAAGCCACCAAGCTCTAAACCTCCTCACACACTTAGAAATCTGCGGGGGGTGGGAACCCCTCTCATTTCAAAGTATTTCTTCTAGTCGTCCAGATTTAGCAAGTGGTTTATGCTTAAAGTGAGTTTAAAGACAATTGGAAGCAATTATTCCCTTGAAACAAGTTTCAGGAATAACTactacacagaaaagaaaaagaggagggtGGTTCTGGGAAAAGGGTTTTCTTTTTGGGCAGAGTCTTCTGTGGCATGGTTAACCTTACTGTAATAAGCGTCTCCCACTGAGATCTGGATGGCTTGTCAAGACCCTGTAAATGTAGCATCCTGCAaagttccccacccccacccccaactgtcAATCCAGGAAAATCTACCAGCTGTGCTTCTATGTACCTCCCTCTCTGGCCTGTGTTTCCCAGTGATTAAACATTGTCAGAGTCAAGGACCTTTCAGTGCTGAGTATTCAAGAAGCCAGGTAGCAAGCAGATGCTTCCAGGAGCCTCGGAAAAGTCTAAGACCATCATTAGCTTCTCTACGTGAAATGGTGCTCAGAGCACACAGCTATTTCTGAGAGAATCCGAGAGGGTGTTACTGGATGAAACTGGCATTTGAATTGCTGCACACCGTAAAATGTTGCCCTCCCAATGTGGGTGAAGGCCTGCacagaacaaaaaggcagaagaagggagAGCCTGGCCTTTCCTGCTTGACTATGGAACTGCCGCTGCTGCCCCTTGTTCTCAGGCCTTCGGACTCAAAACGGCGGTggggggataaatcaggagtttgagaTCACCACAAACACAGCACTATatgcaaaataaacaacaaagacctacgtATAACATAGGGAACTGTATTCCatttcttgtaataacctgtaatggaaaacaatctgaaaagtcACCTTGCTGTACACTGAAACTCACACAGCCTTGTAAAGCGGCTCTTCTTCCACcggaaaaatatatgaaaaatattagcaTTTGGTACAGCTCTTGCTACTCTTTTCTTGTTTCCAGGCAAGGGCCCAAACCACTGGACTGAATGAGAAACAAGACCTAAAGCTTTGCTTTGTCAACTAATTAAAGCACCTCTGCTTGGGGAGCATCTGTAATGTCACAAAGACCTGGTAGAAGCTAAAAGAGTTCAGAATCTTTCCTGAGGCAGGAGCCAGCCCACCTTCTCTGTCAGGCTTCATCatcttcatttcttcccatctCTAGACATCCTcccgcctgccccctcccccaccccacgtCTGGAAGCCCAAAGGGCTAATAATACCACTGCCCAGATTCAACCTCCAGAATCGAGGGAGAGGCGGCAGTGAGATGGtgactttcttcattttactGTGATGGAAACATTTTGTGTTAACTGGCTGGTTTGAACTTTTCCAGACAGTTTACaaataaacactttttctttGGTAATAAATCtcaaattaattatatatttcttcACCATCACCCATTACGCACAATAGCACACCACTTACTTAGGATGTAATATGAAGGTGGCTTCCTGGAGCTTTCACATGTTATTATATTTGTATAACTTATTTAAACATAATCATGtacttaaaattgtttatttaaaacataaacacataCCACTGGCACCATTCCTGGGGGCATTTGTTGGGCACTAACATTGAACAGTCTTTGgagttttatttcagttttgctGTTTACTCAGACCTGTTTGTGAGCTAAAACTCCAAATATTTCATGAAAGCATTGATCAAGGGCCCTCCTTCAGCTGtttttcaggattttaaaaattgccaaagAAGCTCAAGCCAAAAGCTGCTTCGATATCTAGAGTTTGTATTTTGCCAAAAATAATAGCAGACTCGACCATCTAGGTTGGAGAAGTGCTGAAAAGGTGAAGCCACCAAATGCACGTGAATTGTTAAGTACAGTTGATGGCAAAAGACTGTGTAATACAAGTGTTTTATAATGGATTTGGGGCGAGAGCATGTGGCAGGAGCTGGATCTGGTATCTTTCAGTGAGATGGGGCACCAGGCCATGGACTTCTCTGGTCCACTTTCACCAGGTGGTAAAAGCCAGAGCTGACGTAAGAATCTCCACTGTCTCCTTCATGCTCAGCTTCCTTTGGGGTTGTAGGTGGCTCAGGGTTGGGGTGCTGTGTGGAGGTAGCCTAGAGTAGTGGGAGGTGAAGCATGGGGGACCCTCTCTCTGGGAAGAGTTAGGATGAAGAAAGGGGATGGGAAGAAGGATCGCAGCCCCAAAGGAGTGTTAGGAGGATGTGTTAGGAGTCAAAACACTGACCACATGTGGGGCAGAAGGTACAGGGAAAGAAGGGATCcagtaaataaaatcttttctaaGGTAGGAATTAAATAAGAAGAGATATTTGAAGAAATCAGCCTGCAAGTTTCAAGTTAATTCTAGAGAAGATTTGAATTGGAGTTGAGCCCTTCAGTGACTTGAGTCACCTTGTAGTGACTTTAGATGCAAAGTCAGAGATGGATcatgtaaattttaaagtatctaaGAATCATGAAGACTGCATCTTAATAGAGGATATTTCAGGATCCCAGAACAGAGACTTGGATTCAGTAGACACAGGGTTACTCAGGAATCCTTTATACGATATCACTTAATGTTATATGTTGAGTTTAGAGAGAGAAATTTGAAGGAACCAGCAAAGCTGACTGTTATGAAATGTCTTTTGACCTCAGCTGCTCaagtgttgggcttcccagatggtgctagtggtaaagaacctgactgcttatgcaggagacagaagagacacaggttcagtccctgggtcaggaagatcccctggagaagggcatggaaaactactccaatattcttgcctggagaatcccatggacagtggagcctggtgggctacagtccctggggtcgcagagggttggacacgactgaaacaacttagcgtGCACGCTGAAGATCATCTTGATCCTTAGTATTTAATAACACACATTCACAGCTGTATATATACTACAG from the Cervus canadensis isolate Bull #8, Minnesota chromosome 12, ASM1932006v1, whole genome shotgun sequence genome contains:
- the LOC122451010 gene encoding serine/arginine-rich splicing factor 3-like, yielding MHRDSCPLDCKVYVGNLGNNGNKTEPERAFGYYGPLRSVWVARNPPGFAFVEFEDPRDAADAVRELDGRTLCGCRVRVELSNGEKRSRNRGPPPSWGRRPRDDYRRRSPPPRRRSPRRRSFSRSRSRSLSRDRRRERSLSRERNHKPSRSFSRSRSRSRSNERK